A single window of Aspergillus puulaauensis MK2 DNA, chromosome 5, nearly complete sequence DNA harbors:
- a CDS encoding GMC family oxidoreductase (CAZy:AA3;~COG:E;~EggNog:ENOG410PFN0;~InterPro:IPR012132,IPR036188,IPR000172,IPR007867;~PFAM:PF05199,PF00732;~go_function: GO:0016614 - oxidoreductase activity, acting on CH-OH group of donors [Evidence IEA];~go_function: GO:0050660 - flavin adenine dinucleotide binding [Evidence IEA];~go_process: GO:0055114 - oxidation-reduction process [Evidence IEA]) has product MATVSNGAEYDFVVVGGGTAGNAIAGRLAENPNVRILVVEAGIPNPDQIEQISTPSKAFTLRGSQYDWAYKTTMIKRDDYERIEKPNTRGKALGGSTCANYFTWIPGSKPTFDDWEAFGGKDWTWDSCVDYLRKCATYHDDEKLYPADLKKIGTGGPVQISHADLVPEMAGFRDALTQAWVSKGQPLTEDIFEGEMRGLTHCVDTIHKGERQGSFLYLRNKPNVTILYGVQSKNLIIDPETRVCSGVTVISQAYNTEISVYASREVILSQGVFETPKLLMLSGVGPAAELAKHGINTVIDSPHVGQHLLDHPIVPFVLQVKDGYGLDDHVLRPGPLNDKAIATYKRDKTGPASSGFLELVGFPRIDERLEKYPAYREAKAANGGLDPFGPAGQPHFELDFVGLFSTAFQWHYPLPEKGNYMTTIVDLLRPLSEGEVTLNSSSALVQPNINLNFFGNDLDILAMREGVRWTYDVLTNGAGFKDIVVAEYPWKMPLQSDEEMNKAVLDRSQTGFHPCGTARLSKNIQQGVVDNKLRVHGIRNLRIADASVIPVIPDCRIQNSVYMIGEKGADIIKYEHKDLYEQQNIPYFLPSRL; this is encoded by the exons ATGGCAACTGTTTCTAACGGCGCTGAGTACGActttgtcgtcgtcggcggtggTACCGCTGGTAATGCCATTGCGGGTCGTCTCGCTGAGAACCCCAACGTCCGCATTCTCGTTGTCGAAGCTGGTATCCCCAACCCCGACCAGATCGAGCAGATATCCACGCCATCAAAGGCCTTTACTCTCCGTGGAAGCCAGTATGACTGGGCCTACAAGACAACTATGATCAAGCGTGATGACTACGAACGTATTGAAAAGCCCAACACCCGTGGAAAGGCTCTTGGTGGAAGTACATGTGCCAACTACTTCACCTGGATCCCCGGATCAAAACCCACCTTTGACGACTGGGAGGCCTTTGGCGGCAAGGACTGGACCTGGGATAGCTGCGTGGACTACCTGCGCAAGTGCGCCACCTATCACGATGATGAGAAGCTCTACCCGGCTGATCTCAAGAAGATCGGTACCGGCGGCCCTGTGCAGATCTCCCATGCCGACTTGGTCCCTGAGATGGCTGGATTCCGTGATGCGCTCACTCAGGCGTGGGTCTCTAAGGGCCAGCCTCTGACTGAGGACATCTTCGAGGGCGAGATGCGAGGTCTCACCCACTGCGTTGACACTATCCACAAGGGTGAGCGCCAGGGCTCCTTCCTCTACCTGCGAAACAAGCCCAATGTGACTATCCTCTATGGAGTGCAGTCCAAGAACTTGATCATCGACCCGGAAACCCGCGTCTGCTCTGGAGTTACTGTCATCAGCCAGGCCTACAACACCGAGATCAGCGTCTACGCTAGCCGCGAGGTCATTCTGTCTCAGGGCGTGTTCGAGACCCCCAAGCTTCTCATGTTGAGCGGTGTCGGCCCCGCAGCTGAGCTGGCTAAGCATGGAATCAACACTGTCATCGACTCTCCCCACGTTGGTCAGCATCTGCTTGACCACCCCATTGTGCCCTTCGTGCTCCAGGTCAAGGATGGATATGGCCTAGATGATCACGTCCTCCGCCCTGGTCCTCTTAACGATAAGGCTATCGCCACATACAAGCGCGACAAGACCGGCCCTGCCAGCTCTGGATTCCTCGAGCTTGTTGGATTCCCCCGCATTGATGAACGCTTGGAGAAATACCCTGCCTACCGCGAGGCCAAGGCTGCCAACGGTGGACTCGACCCCTTCGGTCCCGCAGGCCAGCCTCACTTCGAACTTGATTTCGTCGGCCTGTTCAGTACTGCCTTCCAATGGCACTACCCTCTTCCCGAGAAGGGTAACTACATGACCACCATCGTCGATCTGCTCCGACCCCTTTCCGAGGGTGAGGTCACCCTGAACAGCTCGAGCGCCCTTGTCCAGCCTAACATCaacctcaacttcttcgGCAATGACCTCGATATCCTGGCCATGCGCGAAGGTGTCCGCTGGACCTACGATGTTCTGACCAACGGTGCCGGATTCAAGGACATCGTTGTCGCCGAATACCCATGGAAGATGCCTCTGCAGTCCGATGAGGAGATGAACAAGGCGGTTCTTGACCGAAGCCAGACTGGTTTCC ACCCTTGTGGTACCGCACGTCTCTCTAAGAACATCCAGCAAGGTGTTGTTGACAACAAGCTCCGAGTCCACGGAATCCGCAACCTCAGAATTGCCGATGCCTCAGTGATCCCTGTCATCCCTGACTGCCGTATCCAGAACTCTGTCTACATGATTGGTGAGAAGGGCGCCGACATCATCAAGTATGAGCACAAGGACCTCTACGAGCAGCAAAACATCCCGTACTTCCTCCCCAGCAGACTGTGA
- a CDS encoding sterol desaturase family protein (COG:S;~EggNog:ENOG410Q28V;~InterPro:IPR006694;~PFAM:PF04116;~TransMembrane:2 (o87-106i170-190o);~go_function: GO:0005506 - iron ion binding [Evidence IEA];~go_function: GO:0016491 - oxidoreductase activity [Evidence IEA];~go_process: GO:0008610 - lipid biosynthetic process [Evidence IEA];~go_process: GO:0055114 - oxidation-reduction process [Evidence IEA]), with amino-acid sequence MATNVNTKDSMKSTWRDADKSEWSYYHHLIDFLDLHPIEREREVPVHSKDEKVPYVPQWSQHRYILTYSALPLIAHQVFSSYTGYNLGPFAAFNFYFLAFNLFIIYEAKLLRRLGHTFGFLDGDKHERDGIPDVGIPKIVASLYKTTGSRLIMSIYLTYNPNRLPGNTNWAWLPLEIGLYGIVLDFWFYWYHRAMHDVSFLWRFHRTHHLTKHPNPLLSAYADHEQEFFDMVGVPFFTYMTLKAFGLPMGFYEWWICHAYVAFTEVLGHSGLRVHGLSASTMGWLLTWLNADIVIEDHDLHHRKGYRKSHNYGKQTRLWDRIFGTCHDRIESVNDNIDYENTAPVPLY; translated from the coding sequence ATGGCTACAAACGTAAATACCAAGGACTCTATGAAGTCCACTTGGCGCGATGCCGATAAGAGCGAATGGTCTTACTACCACCACCTCATCGACTTCCTAGATTTGCACCCCATTGAACGTGAAAGGGAGGTCCCAGTACACTCGAAGGACGAAAAGGTACCATATGTGCCGCAGTGGTCGCAACACCGCTATATTCTCACCTACTCGGCTCTTCCACTCATCGCCCACCAAGTGTTTTCGTCCTATACCGGCTATAATCTCGGCCCCTTTGCCGCATTCAACTTCTACTTCCTTGCGTTCAACCTGTTCATCATCTACGAGGCAAAACTTCTTCGCAGGCTCGGTCATACGTTTGGCTTTCTAGACGGCGACAAGCACGAGCGTGACGGTATTCCCGATGTGGGCATCCCAAAGATTGTGGCATCTCTTTACAAGACGACCGGTTCGCGTCTTATCATGTCCATTTACCTCACCTACAACCCAAACCGGCTGCCTGGTAACACGAACTGGGCATGGCTTCCTCTCGAGATTGGCCTCTACGGCATCGTTCTTGACTTCTGGTTCTACTGGTACCACCGGGCGATGCACGACGTGAGCTTCCTGTGGAGGTTCCACCGTACGCACCACCTCACCAAGCACCCCAACCCCTTGCTCTCGGCCTACGCAGACCACGAACAGGAATTCTTCGACATGGTCGGGGTACCGTTCTTCACCTACATGACCCTCAAGGCGTTCGGACTGCCCATGGGTTTCTACGAGTGGTGGATCTGCCATGCTTATGTCGCCTTCACCGAAGTACTAGGACACAGTGGTCTCCGTGTTCATGGTTTATCTGCTTCGACAATGGGTTGGTTGCTAACTTGGCTCAACGCGGATATTGTCATCGAGGACCATGATTTGCACCATCGCAAGGGCTACAGGAAAAGCCACAACTATGGCAAGCAGACACGCCTCTGGGACCGCATCTTCGGTACCTGTCACGATCGGATCGAGTCCGTGAATGATAATATTGATTATGAGAACACCGCGCCGGTTCCACTCTATTGA
- a CDS encoding ABC-F family ATP-binding cassette domain-containing protein (COG:E,J;~EggNog:ENOG410PGP5;~InterPro:IPR017871,IPR027417,IPR003593,IPR003439, IPR032781;~PFAM:PF12848,PF00005;~TransMembrane:1 (o648-668i);~go_function: GO:0005524 - ATP binding [Evidence IEA];~go_function: GO:0016887 - ATPase activity [Evidence IEA]) has product MAPSIIATCKQTRFHLLDNQPSREIDVDGLTIAVTSPIDTTEDSLKTKGKGKSKAKAEARELIADAHLRLKAGVHYGLIGRNGTGKSTLLRAMADKLVPGIPHSTRIAILQQTDADSREGKGSFDAGNQKLNEAEKKSVLDYVMGSDHHRNYVTARMNYLSKSFETEDSLQPVKGIRKLRHDDIEKQLFLAQKNASLKSGARGLQARKELKSMETKLQTSKELLEQTKEDIDAEAIKQETQAAAETLQDLQSQFEAMKLVDIEQQARQILIGLGFKEDALSKQFSTLSGGWRMRCMLASVLIQNPDIMILDEPTNFLDLLGVVWLEEYLKQLRDSSQTTIVLVSHDRDFVNAVCEEIVIIRDQKLTYFKGNLSAYEQDFEEQKLYWGRMKEAQERQIAHMEATVREGIKVGKKTNDDNKLRMAKSRQKKLDDRMGVQVNARGGRFKLNRDLPGYHLSARDEIEVPQDEKGVLIALPDPSELRFPGPLISLEGIVFKYRTGAALVLQGIDLVMHLGDRVGIMGLNGCGKSTLIRLVAGVTIPTQGKVSSHSRLKMGYYAQHSIEELQKLGQEDPSLTALGLMTKEVEGSLNEGQLRGLLSSLGLQGRIVSDVPIPRLSGGQLVRLALARVIWNAPHLLVLDEITTHLDFHTVTALASALSTFSGAILLVSHDRFMVRAVIEGKKDIDHKMDEDFEGAEEESDESQPRRRVVYVMKAGTMKVQDNGVEQFEQSLVKRVHKMLPAQG; this is encoded by the exons ATGGCACCGTCAATTATAGCCACCTGCAAACAGACCCGGTTTCATCTGCTCGATAATCAGCCATCGAGAGAG ATTGATGTGGACGGCCTTACTATCGCAGTCACATCTCCTATAGATACTACAGAAGACTCTCTAAAAACAAAGGGGAAAGGAAaatccaaagccaaagccgaagCAAGAGAACTCATTGCCGACGCGCACTTGCGGCTTAAGGCGGGCGTGCATTATGGATTGATAGGTCGAAATGGAACCGGAAAGTCCA CACTTCTGCGCGCCATGGCAGACAAGTTGGTGCCGGGGATACCGCATTCCACTCGAATAGCCATTTTGCAACAGACAGATGCCGACTCCCGGGAAGGCAAAGGATCTTTTGATGCTGGAAACCAGAAACTGAATGAGGCTGAGAAAAAGTCGGTTCTGGACTATGTTATGGGCAGTGACCACCACCGAAACTATGTTACAGCAAGGATGAATT ACTTGTCAAAAAGTTTCGAGACAGAGGACTCGTTACAACCTGTAAAGGGAATTCGGAAACTCCGTCACGATGACATCGAGAAGCAGCTGTTCTTAGCCCAGAAAAACGCCAGTTTGAAGAGCGGTGCAAGGGGATTGCAAGCGCGCAAAGAGTTGAAATCCATGGAGACGAAACTACAAACTTCCAAAGAGCT TCTCGAGCAGACgaaagaggatatcgatgcCGAAGCCATAAAACAGGAGACGCAGGCTGCTGCGGAAACACTGCAAGATCTACAATCACAGTTTGAAGCA ATGAAACTTGTCGATATAGAGCAGCAAGCCCGTCAGATCCTCATCGGATTGGGCTTCAAAGAGGATGCTTTGAGCAAACAATTTTCAACACTGTCTGGTGGTTGGCGTATGCGCTGCATGCTAGCAAGTGTCTTGATCCAGAATCCCGATATCATGATCCTGGATGAACCGACCAATTTCCTGGATCTTTTAGGAGTGGTCTGGCTAGAGGAATACCTAAAGCAGCTGCGCGACTCGTCACAAACAACGATCGTCCTTGTTTCACACGACAGAGATTTCGTGAACGCTGTTTGCGAAGAAATTGTCATAATCCGAGATCAGAAGCTCACATACTTCAAGGGGAACCTTTCCGCATATGAACAGGACTTTGAAGAACAGAAGTTGTACTGGGGCCGCATGAAAGAGGCCCAGGAGCGCCAGATTGCCCACATGGAAGCAACAGTTCGTGAGGGTATCAAGGTCgggaagaaaacaaacgaCGACAATAAGCTTCGAATGGCAAAATCGCGGCAGAAGAAACTCGACGATAGAATGGGTGTCCAGGTAAACGCTCGTGGAGGTCGGTTTAAGTTGAACCGAGATTTACCTGGTTATCATTTGAGTGCCCGTGATGAAATTGAAGTTCCACAGGATGAAAAGGGCGTCCTAATAGCCCTGCCTGATCCTTCTGAGCTGCGATTTCCGGGGCCACTGATTTCGTTGGAAGGGATCGTTTTCAAGTACAGAACAGGAGCAGCGCTGGTACTGCAGGGCATTGACCTCGTGATGCACTTAGGAGACCGCGTGGGGATTATGGGCCTTAACGGGTGCGGAAAATCAACACTGATTCGCCTTGTGGCTGGTGTTACGATTCCGACTCAGGGGAAGGTTTCCTCGCATTCGCGGTTAAAGATGGGCTACTATGCTCAACACTCTATCGAGGAGCTTCAAAAGCTGGGCCAGGAAGACCCCAGTCTGACTGCGTTAGGATTAATGACGAAAGAAGTGGAAGGCTCACTCAATGAGGGACAATTACGAGGATTGTTATCATCCCTGGGTCTCCAGGGTAGAATAGTCTCTGATGTCCCGATTCCCCGACTTTCAGGAGGCCAACTC GTCCGCCTGGCATTGGCAAGAGTTATCTGGAATGCACCACATTTGCTCGTCCTCGATGAAATCACGACCCACCTTGATTTCCATACAGTGACGGCTCTCGCATCAGCACTGTCCACTTTCAGCGGGGCTATATTGCTGGTTTCACACGACCGATTTATGGTCCGAGCAGTAATTGAAGGCAAGAAAGACATCGATCATAAGATGGACGAAGATTTTGAGGGCGCCGAAGAGGAGTCGGACGAATCGCAACCTCGGCGGCGTGTTGTGTACGTTATGAAAGCCGGCACTATGAAGGTCCAAGATAACGGCGTAGAGCAGTTTGAACAGAGTTTAGTGAAGAGGGTGCATAAGATGCTGCCTGCACAAGGGTAG
- a CDS encoding alpha/beta hydrolase (COG:S;~EggNog:ENOG410PNYE;~InterPro:IPR029058,IPR013595;~MEROPS:MER0000440;~PFAM:PF08386,PF00561;~SECRETED:SignalP(1-19)) has protein sequence MVSFRTLLSTLAILATAECSINWKPCNPREFDSSALPVPFQCGTLDVPFDYTSRNSSEKLKLKLLKAPAPLKSKGTILFNMGGPGVKNRDDFAGIAPTFIPLTGGQHDLVIFDTRGTVDTVPFSCYDDQIEAFNSFLGMAPANESDTSVGRLWARAAADAEACLEHSAKNGSVITTAFVARDLMSVVDALEEDGLLRYWGLSYGTTLGATVAAMFPDRLDKVILDAVQNVHEYYHAQANYEEWEVSDESFSDIFSECVKAGPERCLLAAHNKTAEEYEAAAYELLEIVKYQPIPVGKLVLDYSTAKGIYATATYSQRSWELTTTLVDSIMFGADTPLDAVLGTSSANLTAETAPGFIAGDISLAGIYCSDNQRRTQSLDDFAPVIDKLYDTSKIMGDLGVGSYMRCQQWKIEPKETYRGSFEHIQTRKPLLVIGNTLDGHTPLKSAYNTSSIFEGSSVLELDGNGHGSTAVPSECGLKAISAYWVNGTLPENGTRCPRDVEPFTKDWWPEVFKAAGVNETWIKAGNPA, from the exons ATGGTTTCGTTTCGCACTCTTCTTTCGACTCTCGCCATACTTGCGACTGCAGAATGCAGTATCAACTGGAAACCCTGCAACCCGCGTGAATTCGATTCAAGCGCTCTGCCTGTACCGTTTCAATGCGGAACACTAGACGTGCCCTTCGACTACACCTCTCGCAACAGCAGTGAGAAGCTaaagctcaagctgctgaaggCGCCTGCGCCGTTGAAATCAAAGGGGACAATCTTGTTCAACATGGGCGGTCCAGGTGTCAAGAATCGAGATGACTTCGCCGGGATTGCTCCTACCTTTATCCC CTTAACTGGTGGCCAACATGACTTGGTTATCTTTGATACACGCGGAACTGTTGACACTGTCCCATTTTCGTGCTACGATGATCAAATCGAAGCGTTTAACTCTTTTCTCGGCATGGCGCCCGCCAATGAATCAGATACTTCAGTGGGGAGACTATGGGCTCGTGCAGCGGCCGATGCAGAGGCCTGTTTGGAACACTCGGCCAAAAACGGGAGCGTTATAACAACCGCTTTTGTGGCAAGGGATTTAATGTCCGTTGTTGATGCcctggaagaagacggcCTGCTGAGATACTGGG GTCTTTCATATGGCACGACCCTCGGCGCGACTGTGGCTGCAATGTTCCCTGATCGTCTCGATAAGGTTATCCTCGACGCTGTACAGAATGTTCACGAATACTATCATGCACAGGC AAATTATGAAGAATGGGAAGTGTCTGATGAAAGTTTCTCGGACATCTTTTCCGAATGTGTCAAAGCTGGACCCGAGCGCTGTCTACTGGCCGCACACAATAAGACGGCCGAGGAGTACGAAGCCGCCGCTTATGAACTCTTGGAAATCGTCAAGTACCAGCCAATTCCTGTGGGCAAACTGGTATTGGATTATTCAACAGCCAAGGGCATCTATGCCACAGCCACTTACTCACAGCGTTCCTGGGAGCTCACGACAACCCTTGTTGATAGCATCATGTTTGGCGCCGACACCCCACTTGACGCTGTTCTAGGAACATCGTCGGCTAATCTGACTGCCGAAACTGCTCCAGGCTTCATAGCCGGTGACATTAGCCTGGCGGGAATTTACTGCTCAGACAACCAAAGACGCACGCAGAGTCTTGACGACTTTGCTCCCGTGATCGATAAGCTTTACGACACCAGCAAAATCATGGGAGATCTTGGTGTGGGCTCGTACATGCGATGCCAGCAGTGGAAGATCGAGCCCAAGGAGACCTACAGGGGTAGCTTTGAGCATATACAAACCAGAAAGCCTCTATTAGTCATTGGAAACACCCTCGACGGACACACACCGCTCAAATCTGCATATAACACCAGTTCGATCTTTGAAGGAAGCTCGGTCTTGGAATTGGACGGCAATGGCCATGGCTCCACCGCTGTTCCTTCTGAATGTGGGCTGAAGGCCATTTCTGCTTACTGGGTGAATGGAACGCTACCTGAGAATGGCACAAGATGCCCCAGGGATGTCGAGCCGTTCACGAAAGATTGGTGGCCCGAGGTTTTCAAAGCTGCTGGTGTCAATGAAACATGGATCAAGGCGGGTAACCCAGCTTGA
- a CDS encoding uncharacterized protein (COG:H;~EggNog:ENOG410PIE4;~InterPro:IPR006638,IPR010505,IPR036522,IPR002820, IPR023045,IPR013483,IPR007197,IPR000385;~PFAM:PF01967,PF04055,PF13353,PF06463;~go_component: GO:0019008 - molybdopterin synthase complex [Evidence IEA];~go_function: GO:0003824 - catalytic activity [Evidence IEA];~go_function: GO:0046872 - metal ion binding [Evidence IEA];~go_function: GO:0051536 - iron-sulfur cluster binding [Evidence IEA];~go_function: GO:0051539 - 4 iron, 4 sulfur cluster binding [Evidence IEA];~go_process: GO:0006777 - Mo-molybdopterin cofactor biosynthetic process [Evidence IEA]): MTESVLFRRGVVGATSSLSRVPRICTQSLAWRRLTPSYSRHVTTDLNPGAADQDAPSTPLSQTPSTRWNALKTAKPFSDFLTDTFNRQHDYLRISVTERCNLRCLYCMPEEGVPLSPPAHLLTSPEIVYLSSLFVSQGVKKIRLTGGEPTVRRDIVPLMQSIGELRRDGLRELCLTTNGISLHRKLEPMVEAGLTGVNLSLDTLDPFQFQIMTRRKGFDAVMKSIDRILELNKMGAGIKLKINCVVMRGLNEREIIPFVELGRDSPIEVRFIEYMPFDGNKWSQGKMVSYQEMLDIIREKYPTVEKVTDHKNDTSKTYRVPGFQGKLGFITSMTHNFCGTCNRLRITGDGNLKVCLFGNSEVSLRDIIRQQNNGEPIDASVLEDLGLLETARNAARIHDEGGLVDQREREILDIIGMAVKRKKAKHAGMGELENMKNRPMILIDNLREVQKNARYSSRGSPLVARSQWKNIPTHVLGAGAPTATQIRLFHPKPSNAGKWGQPPRKDNSSKPTPLPTSSDPDLPHLNRSQKVHMTLIDEKPETKRLATATCMVHFSNRRPWELLREGKGTHKGDVFSIARIAGITAAKKTPDIVPLCHPGLGLTGVEVDVKLLGPPTSGDEKTLASASMEHGAMHVMATVSCLGRTGVEMEAMTATMGAALTVYDMLKAVDKGMVIGGVKLLEKMGGKSGHWVREEVVKD, translated from the exons ATGACTGAGTCCGTGCTATTCAGGCGAGGCGTAGTTGGTGCAACTTCGTCCCTCTCTCGAGTTCCCCGCATTTGCACTCAAAGTCTGGCCTGGCGTCGACTAACTCCTTCGTACTCGCGACATGTTACGACAGATCTGAACCCGGGAGCTGCGGATCAAGATGCACCGAGTACCCCTCTCTCCCAGACGCCGTCGACCCGCTGGAATGCCTTGAAAACCGCAAAGCCTTTCTCGGATTTCTTGACGGACACCTTCAACCGCCAGCATGATTATCTCAGAATTAGCGTCACGGAGCGCTGCAACCTCCGTTGCTTATACTGCATGCCTGAAGAAGGGGTGCCGCTCTCCCCGCCCGCCCACCTTCTGACTTCACCAGAAATTGTGTACCTCTCATCGTTATTCGTCTCGCAAggcgtgaagaagatccgtcTGACCGGCGGTGAGCCAACTGTTAGGAGGGATATCGTTCCTCTCATGCAGTCGATCGGAGAACTCCGGAGAGATGGGCTCCGGGAGCTATGCTTGACTACAAATGGGATCTCGCTACATCGGAAACTTGAGCCCATGGTGGAGGCTGGCTTGACTGGGGTAAATCTTAGCCTGGATACCCTGGATCCGTTCCAGTTCCAAAttatgacgaggaggaagggtTTTGACGCCGTTATGAAGAGTATCGACCGCATTCTGGAGTTGAATAAAATGGGAGCTGGGATCAAACTCAAGATCAACTGTGTCGTGATGCGAGGACTGAATGAACGGGAGATCATCCCGTTTGTTGAATTGGGGCGTGATAGTCCCATTGAAGTGCGTTTTATCGAGTATATGCCTTTCGATGGCAACAAGTGGAGTCAAGGGAAGATGGTCTCGTACCAAGAGATGCTGGATATTATCCGGGAGAAATATCCAACAGTGGAGAAGGTGACAGACCACAAGAACGACACGAGCAAGACTTATCGGGTCCCCGGATTCCAGGGCAAACTCGGGTTTATTACAAGTATGACCCATAATTTCTGCGGGACATGCAACCGCCTTCGCATTACGGGTGATGGAAACCTTAAAGTGTGCCTATTTGGAAATTCAGAGGTCTCGTTGCGAGACATCATCCGGCAGCAGAATAATGGTGAACCTATCGACGCTTCTGTATTGGAGGACTTGGGACTCCTCGAGACAGCACGAAACGCAGCGCGCATCCACGACGAGGGCGGCCTTGTCGATcaaagagagagggaaatCCTCGATATTATTGGCATGGCAGTGAAAcgaaagaaggcgaagcaCGCCGGAATGGGAGAGTTGGAAAACATGAAGAACCGGCCCATGATCCTTATTG ATAATTTGAGAGAAGTTCAGAAAAACGCAAGGTATTCATCCCGCGGGTCACCACTTGTGGCTAGGAGTCAGTGGAAAAACATACCGACGCATGTACTTGGCGCTGGAGCGCCAACAGCCACACAAATCCGACTATTTCACCCAAAACCTAGCAACGCCGGGAAATGGGGTCAACCACCCCGCAAAGACAACAGCTCAAAGCCTACACCTCTCCCAACATCTTCCGACCCCGACCTACCACATTTAAACCGCTCACAGAAAGTGCACATGACACTTATCGACGAGAAACCGGAGACGAAACGACTGGCAACGGCCACCTGCATGGTCCATTTCTCCAACCGACGGCCCTGGGAGCTACTCCGTGAAGGCAAAGGCACCCATAAAGGAGACGTCTTTAGCATTGCGCGCATCGCTGGTATCACCGCCGCCAAGAAGACACCCGATATTGTCCCTCTCTGTCACCCTGGGCTCGGTTTAACAGGAGTAGAGGTGGACGTTAAGCTGCTGGGTCCACCTACCAGTGGCGATGAGAAGACGCTGGCATCGGCATCAATGGAACATGGGGCAATGCATGTAATGGCGACCGTGAGCTGCTTGGGCCGAACGGGCGTGGAGATGGAAGCCATGACTGCGACAATGGGAGCTGCGCTGACGGTGTACGACATGTTGAAGGCGGTTGACAAGGGCATGGTCATTGGAGGGGTGAAGCttttggagaagatgggggGAAAGAGTGGGCATTGGGTTCGGGAGGAAGTTGTTAAGGACTAA